One part of the Gossypium raimondii isolate GPD5lz chromosome 1, ASM2569854v1, whole genome shotgun sequence genome encodes these proteins:
- the LOC105786125 gene encoding probable trehalose-phosphate phosphatase D isoform X2 produces MTNQQNVVAVDVKSLGLRNLLPPVTKSLSPTELKMLFMKRFEAEKGDNKINGLVDSMRASSPTRIKSSSPSIVHHPSALSMLEQIVGASKGKQIVMFLDYDGTLSPIVEDPDQAFMSTEMRAAVRDVARYFPTAIVTGRCRDKVYSFVKLPGLYYAGSHGMDIKGPSKRCKNKKGNPGILFQPASEFLPMIDEVYKALVERTKSIGGAKVENNKFCVSVHFRRVDEKSWGALAEQVRSVLNQYPKLKLTQGRKVLEIRPTIKWDKGRALEFLLAALGYGNSNDVLPIYIGDDRTDEDAFKVLRDRGQGFGILVSKVPKETNASYTLQEPSEVKEFLRRLVDWKKYAQGGGAAP; encoded by the exons ATGACTAATCAACAAAATGTGGTGGCTGTTGACGTGAAATCGCTTGGTTTAAGAAACTTATTACCACCAGTGACCAAATCCTTATCACCAACAGAACTTAAGATGTTATTCATGAAGAGGTTTGAAGCTGAAAAAGGAGATAACAAAATCAATGGTTTGGTAGATTCCATGAGAGCTTCTTCACCTACCCGTATCAAGTCTTCTTCTCCTTCCATT GTCCATCATCCTTCAGCTTTGAGTATGTTAGAGCAAATAGTGGGTGCTTCCAAAGGAAAACAGATTGTGATGTTTTTGGATTACGACGGCACACTTTCACCTATTGTTGAAGACCCGGATCAAGCTTTCATGTCCACAGAG ATGAGAGCAGCTGTAAGGGATGTTGCTAGATATTTTCCAACAGCAATAGTGACCGGAAGGTGCCGAGACAAG GTTTACAGCTTTGTAAAATTGCCTGGCCTTTACTATGCGGGTAGCCATGGTATGGACATCAAGGGACCATCTAAAAGATGCAAAAACAAGAAA GGTAACCCGGGAATTCTTTTCCAACCTGCCAGTGAATTCTTGCCCATGATTGATGAG GTTTATAAAGCATTGGTAGAGAGAACAAAATCGATTGGGGGAGCCAAGGTGGAAAATAACAAGTTTTGTGTCTCCGTACACTTTCGACGTGTTGATGAAAAG AGTTGGGGTGCCTTGGCTGAACAAGTTAGATCAGTACTCAACCAGTACCCTAAGCTTAAACTAACTCAAGGGAGGAAG GTATTGGAGATTCGCCCAACCATCAAGTGGGACAAAGGAAGAGCCCTTGAATTCTTATTGGCGGCACTag GATATGGCAATTCAAATGATGTTTTACCCATCTACATTGGCGACGATCGAACTGATGAAGATGCATTCAAG GTTTTACGTGATAGAGGACAAGGGTTTGGGATTCTTGTTTCCAAAGTACCCAAGGAAACAAATGCTTCATATACTCTCCAAGAACCATCTGAG
- the LOC105786125 gene encoding probable trehalose-phosphate phosphatase D isoform X1: MTNQQNVVAVDVKSLGLRNLLPPVTKSLSPTELKMLFMKRFEAEKGDNKINGLVDSMRASSPTRIKSSSPSIVHHPSALSMLEQIVGASKGKQIVMFLDYDGTLSPIVEDPDQAFMSTEMRAAVRDVARYFPTAIVTGRCRDKVYSFVKLPGLYYAGSHGMDIKGPSKRCKNKKVRRSVLYFFAITFASSLFPCVCVCGSNFLLFFQGNPGILFQPASEFLPMIDEVYKALVERTKSIGGAKVENNKFCVSVHFRRVDEKSWGALAEQVRSVLNQYPKLKLTQGRKVLEIRPTIKWDKGRALEFLLAALGYGNSNDVLPIYIGDDRTDEDAFKVLRDRGQGFGILVSKVPKETNASYTLQEPSEVKEFLRRLVDWKKYAQGGGAAP; encoded by the exons ATGACTAATCAACAAAATGTGGTGGCTGTTGACGTGAAATCGCTTGGTTTAAGAAACTTATTACCACCAGTGACCAAATCCTTATCACCAACAGAACTTAAGATGTTATTCATGAAGAGGTTTGAAGCTGAAAAAGGAGATAACAAAATCAATGGTTTGGTAGATTCCATGAGAGCTTCTTCACCTACCCGTATCAAGTCTTCTTCTCCTTCCATT GTCCATCATCCTTCAGCTTTGAGTATGTTAGAGCAAATAGTGGGTGCTTCCAAAGGAAAACAGATTGTGATGTTTTTGGATTACGACGGCACACTTTCACCTATTGTTGAAGACCCGGATCAAGCTTTCATGTCCACAGAG ATGAGAGCAGCTGTAAGGGATGTTGCTAGATATTTTCCAACAGCAATAGTGACCGGAAGGTGCCGAGACAAG GTTTACAGCTTTGTAAAATTGCCTGGCCTTTACTATGCGGGTAGCCATGGTATGGACATCAAGGGACCATCTAAAAGATGCAAAAACAAGAAAGTAAGAAGATCAGTGTTGTACTTTTTTGCAATTACATTTGCTTCTTCGTTGTTTCcttgtgtgtgtgtatgtggttctaattttctcttattttttcaGGGTAACCCGGGAATTCTTTTCCAACCTGCCAGTGAATTCTTGCCCATGATTGATGAG GTTTATAAAGCATTGGTAGAGAGAACAAAATCGATTGGGGGAGCCAAGGTGGAAAATAACAAGTTTTGTGTCTCCGTACACTTTCGACGTGTTGATGAAAAG AGTTGGGGTGCCTTGGCTGAACAAGTTAGATCAGTACTCAACCAGTACCCTAAGCTTAAACTAACTCAAGGGAGGAAG GTATTGGAGATTCGCCCAACCATCAAGTGGGACAAAGGAAGAGCCCTTGAATTCTTATTGGCGGCACTag GATATGGCAATTCAAATGATGTTTTACCCATCTACATTGGCGACGATCGAACTGATGAAGATGCATTCAAG GTTTTACGTGATAGAGGACAAGGGTTTGGGATTCTTGTTTCCAAAGTACCCAAGGAAACAAATGCTTCATATACTCTCCAAGAACCATCTGAG